In one Tachysurus fulvidraco isolate hzauxx_2018 chromosome 16, HZAU_PFXX_2.0, whole genome shotgun sequence genomic region, the following are encoded:
- the pbk gene encoding lymphokine-activated killer T-cell-originated protein kinase homolog isoform X1 — protein MEDATKSPDAFKTPCKPLKIKSPVSACGTPVTIPASPFMKKLGCGTGVNVYLMNRNGKQTQSPWAIKKINSKCAKTQKNVYQKRLCEEAKILKDLQHPNIVGFRAFTTAKDGSKCLAMEYGGEQSLNDLIEKRREEGLQAFPVAIIEKVALDVAHGLQYLHNEKRLLHGDMKSCNIVIKGDFETIKICDVGVSLKLDENMQVSDRKAHYIGTEPWKPKEALEDGLITDKADIFAYGLTLWEMMTLSVPHLEMLNSEGDCDDDDSFDEDDFDEEAYYESLGTRPPLDAATLGGAYQRMVELFCLCTEEDPNKRPSAAHIVQALESNSQLDDKRSEVIVID, from the exons ATGGAGGACGCGACCAAGTCACCGGATGCCTTTAAAACTCCGTGTAAACCGCTGAAGATAAAGAGTCCAG TGAGTGCATGTGGAACCCCGGTCACTATTCCAGCATCTCCGTTCATGAAGAAGCTCGGCTGTGGCACCGGTGTGAACGTCTATCTCATGAACAG AAATGGAAAACAGACTCAGTCGCCATGGGCCATTAAGAAGATCAACAGCAAGTGTGCAAAGACTCAGAAGAACGTGTACCAGAAGCGGCTATGTGAAGAAGCAAAGATCTTAAAGGATCTGCAGCATCCAAATATTGTTG GTTTTAGAGCGTTCACCACAGCAAAGGACGGCTCAAAGTGTTTGGCGATGGAATACGGAGGGGAGCAGTCTCTCAATGACCTGATtgaaaagaggagagaggaaggtTTACAGGCCTTCCCAGTTGCCATTATTGAAAAAGTGGCTCTTGATGTAGCTCATGGTTTGCAG TATCTGCACAATGAGAAGAGGCTTCTGCACGGGGACATGAAATCCTGCAACATCGTCATTAAAGGCGACTTTGAGACCATCAAAATCTGTGATGTCGGCGTTTCCCTCAAGTTAGATGAAAACATGCAAG TGAGCGACCGAAAGGCTCACTACATCGGCACAGAGCCGTGGAAGCCAAAAGAGGCGCTGGAGGATGGACTAATCACAGACAAAGCAGACATCTTTGCATATGGACTCACCCTGTGGGAGATGATGACTCTCTCTGTGCCTCATCTGGAGATGCTCAACAGCGAGGGTGACTGCGATGATG ACGACTCGTTTGATGAGGACGACTTTGACGAAGAAGCCTATTACGAGAGTCTGGGAACCCGTCCTCCGCTGGACGCAGCCACTCTGGGTGGTGCCTACCAGAGAATGGTAGAACTTTTCTGTCTCTGTACTGAAGAAGATCCTAATAAAAGACCATCAGCTGCACACATCGTTCAGGCTCTGGAGTCCAACAGCCAGCTGGATGATAAACGTAGTGAGGTGATAGTTATAGATTAA
- the pbk gene encoding lymphokine-activated killer T-cell-originated protein kinase homolog isoform X2: protein MKKLGCGTGVNVYLMNRNGKQTQSPWAIKKINSKCAKTQKNVYQKRLCEEAKILKDLQHPNIVGFRAFTTAKDGSKCLAMEYGGEQSLNDLIEKRREEGLQAFPVAIIEKVALDVAHGLQYLHNEKRLLHGDMKSCNIVIKGDFETIKICDVGVSLKLDENMQVSDRKAHYIGTEPWKPKEALEDGLITDKADIFAYGLTLWEMMTLSVPHLEMLNSEGDCDDDDSFDEDDFDEEAYYESLGTRPPLDAATLGGAYQRMVELFCLCTEEDPNKRPSAAHIVQALESNSQLDDKRSEVIVID from the exons ATGAAGAAGCTCGGCTGTGGCACCGGTGTGAACGTCTATCTCATGAACAG AAATGGAAAACAGACTCAGTCGCCATGGGCCATTAAGAAGATCAACAGCAAGTGTGCAAAGACTCAGAAGAACGTGTACCAGAAGCGGCTATGTGAAGAAGCAAAGATCTTAAAGGATCTGCAGCATCCAAATATTGTTG GTTTTAGAGCGTTCACCACAGCAAAGGACGGCTCAAAGTGTTTGGCGATGGAATACGGAGGGGAGCAGTCTCTCAATGACCTGATtgaaaagaggagagaggaaggtTTACAGGCCTTCCCAGTTGCCATTATTGAAAAAGTGGCTCTTGATGTAGCTCATGGTTTGCAG TATCTGCACAATGAGAAGAGGCTTCTGCACGGGGACATGAAATCCTGCAACATCGTCATTAAAGGCGACTTTGAGACCATCAAAATCTGTGATGTCGGCGTTTCCCTCAAGTTAGATGAAAACATGCAAG TGAGCGACCGAAAGGCTCACTACATCGGCACAGAGCCGTGGAAGCCAAAAGAGGCGCTGGAGGATGGACTAATCACAGACAAAGCAGACATCTTTGCATATGGACTCACCCTGTGGGAGATGATGACTCTCTCTGTGCCTCATCTGGAGATGCTCAACAGCGAGGGTGACTGCGATGATG ACGACTCGTTTGATGAGGACGACTTTGACGAAGAAGCCTATTACGAGAGTCTGGGAACCCGTCCTCCGCTGGACGCAGCCACTCTGGGTGGTGCCTACCAGAGAATGGTAGAACTTTTCTGTCTCTGTACTGAAGAAGATCCTAATAAAAGACCATCAGCTGCACACATCGTTCAGGCTCTGGAGTCCAACAGCCAGCTGGATGATAAACGTAGTGAGGTGATAGTTATAGATTAA
- the LOC113648239 gene encoding solute carrier family 35 member D3 encodes MEVCKGRLLGITVAVAHGVFSGSLNILLKFLITTYHFTYLTLIQFLTSFTAVITLEVLRRIGAVNIPPPSARLTRVFAGVCALSTLQSTLTLWSLRGLSLPMYVVFKRCLPLVTLAVGVCVLRDGAPSFGVTVAVLITTGGAALAGAGDLTGDPFGYVTGILAVIIHASYLVLIQKTSVESEYGPLTAQYNIALVASPVLLVCSLVSMDAIDMWTYEGWSNPIITGIFCVCVIIGCAMNFTTLHCTYINSAVTTSFVGVVKSIATITVGMLAFSDVEPTNLFIAGVVVNTVGSITYCIVKYYETKKKLSYEDMEKAAKDEEPPGEPYVEPPTKPDGDVESFPNGCLTESLEGSGLGHVSDNKVAESIELQTPALAPESEPGNQNLSNNFVDVWRSVRTLKFLKKDTLLDNMEVQSP; translated from the exons ATGGAAGTTTGCAAAGGGAGATTGCTGGGGATCACTGTGGCGGTGGCGCACGGTGTTTTCTCCGGATCGCTTAACATCCTGCTAAAGTTCCTCATCACTACGTACCACTTCACGTACCTGACTCTCATCCAGTTTCTGACCAGCTTCACGGCGGTGATTACGCTGGAGGTCCTGCGACGGATCGGTGCAGTGAACATCCCGCCGCCTAGCGCGCGCCTGACCCGAGTGTTCGCTGGTGTGTGCGCGCTCTCCACGCTGCAGTCCACGCTCACGCTGTGGTCCCTGCGCGGCCTCAGCCTGCCCATGTACGTGGTGTTTAAACGCTGTCTGCCGCTCGTCACTCTCGCTGTCGGTGTGTGCGTCCTTCGGGACGGAGCGCCATCATTCGGGGTCACCGTGGCTGTGCTTATAACCACCGGCGGAGCTGCACTCgcgg GTGCAGGAGACCTCACAGGCGACCCCTTTGGCTATGTGACAGGCATTTTAGCTGTTATTATCCATGCCTCATACTTGGTACTCATCCAAAAGACAAGTGTGGAAAGCGAGTACGGTCCGCTGACGGCTCAATACAATATCGCCTTGGTGGCCTCGCCCGTGCTGCTTGTCTGTTCCCTCGTGAGCATGGATGCCATTGACATGTGGACCTACGAGGGCTGGAGTAATCCGATCATCACAGGAATCTTCTGCGTCTGTGTAATTATTGGCTGCGCTATGAACTTCACCACGCTGCACTGCACGTACATTAACTCAGCAGTGACCACCAGCTTTGTGGGGGTGGTAAAGAGCATTGCTACCATCACTGTGGGCATGCTGGCCTTCAGCGACGTCGAGCCCACCAACCTGTTCATAGCCGGTGTAGTGGTCAACACCGTCGGCTCCATCACCTACTGCATAGTAAAGTACTACGAGACCAAGAAGAAGCTCAGCTATGAGGACATGGAAAAGGCCGCAAAGGATGAGGAACCACCCGGAGAGCCGTATGTGGAACCTCCAACCAAACCTGATGGAGATGTGGAGAGTTTTCCAAATGGCTGCCTGACTGAATCGTTGGAGGGCAGTGGCCTGGGTCATGTGTCTGACAATAAAGTTGCAGAATCTATAGAGTTACAAACACCAGCACTGGCACCAGAGAGCGAACCTGGAAACCAGAATTTAAGTAACAATTTTGTGGACGTGTGGCGATCAGTGCGCACCTTAAAGTTCCTTAAGAAAGACACATTATTGGACAACATGGAGGTGCAAAGTCCTTGA